A single Rhopalosiphum padi isolate XX-2018 chromosome 4, ASM2088224v1, whole genome shotgun sequence DNA region contains:
- the LOC132930300 gene encoding serine/threonine-protein kinase Nek8-like yields MDSYNIVGVLGRGAFGVVELVRDFNLKKLAVMKTIHIESMSTENVKEAIKEIQILQMLNHPNIIRYYNSFQNKQSFHIIMEYAIHGTLENFVNKYSQNSNYIAQNCVLNIFSQLTMAVDYIHKMKIMHSDINPMNILLTGNQGTIVKLGDFGSSRILTSDKINGENWCTPCYMSPEQCCGKPLRLKSDIWQIGCVLYYLITSKHPFYAESLADTISSIVEGVLSLTEKITFYDNDVIRLLYELLNRDPTVRPNASAILSNPYILPYVLNSNGHWFKSGRKVSNKNY; encoded by the exons ATGGATTCGTATAACATTGTTGGTGTGCTCGGACGTGGAGCTTTCGG agtTGTTGAATTGGTtagagattttaatttaaaaaaattagctgTGATGAAAACCATACATATAGAATCTATGTCAACAGAAAATGTTAAg gAAGCTAtcaaagaaattcaaattctcCAAATGTTAAATCATCCAAACATCAtcagatattataatagtttccaaaataaacaaagttttcatattattatggaatatgCAATACACGGAACACTAGAAaactttgttaataaatattctcaaaattcaaattatattgcccaaaat tgtgtattaaatatatttagtcaaCTTACAATGGCTGTGGATTACATCCACAAAATGAAGATTATGCATAGTGATATTAAtccaatgaatatattattaaccggTAATCAAGGTACAATAGTAAAACTTGGTGATTTTGGTTCTTCTCGCATATTAACCAG TGACAAAATTAATGGTGAAAATTGGTGTACACCATGTTATATGTCTCCTGAACAATGTTGTGGGAAACCTCTAAGATTAAAAAGTGATATATGGCAAATTGGTTGTGTGTTATACTATTTGATTACTTCAAAACATCCTTTTTATGCCGAG agTTTAGCAGATACTATATCAAGCATTGTAGAAGGAGTGTTAAGTCTTAcagaaaaaattactttttacgaCAACGATGTGATAAGGCTTTTGTACGAGTTATTAAATCGTGATCCAACAGTTCGACCTAATGCATCTGCTATACTTTCAAATCCATATATTCTACCCTATGTATTAAACAGCAATGGTCATTGGTTTAAATCTGGTAGGAAAGtctcaaacaaaaattattaa
- the LOC132930312 gene encoding U2 small nuclear ribonucleoprotein A', which produces MVKLTTELIMNSYQFINPVKDRELDLRGYKIPLIENMGATLDQFDTIDFSDNDIRKIDGFAYLKRLKNIIFNNNAIVRIADNLEQCLPNLESLILTGNQIQELGDLDPLASLPKLKMLSLLHNPVASKEHYRLYVAHKIPQVRILDFRKVKLKEYEAAKTLFKGKEGKELKKKLVKKSNQFVPGEGLENRRANGHSQADMWRIRKAISEASSLEEVEQLSKLLEAGQIPNKDQNKKSVPLNGEENIEEFDDDDDDDNNEAPTPME; this is translated from the exons ATGGTCAAACTTACCACGGAATTAATCATGAATTCATACCAGTTTATAAACCCAGTCAAAGATAGAGAATTAGATTTGAGGG GTTATAAAATACCTTTGATTGAAAACATGGGTGCAACACTTGATCAGTTTGATACAATTGATTTTTCAGACAATGATATCAGAAAAATTGATGGCTTTGCATAccttaaaagattaaaaaatatcatatttaataataatgctattGT ACGTATAGCAGATAACTTAGAACAATGTCTACCAAATCTCGAATCTTTAATACTAACAGGTAACCAGATTCAAGAGCTTGGAGATTTAGATCCTCTTGCTTCACTTCctaagttaaaaatgttaagtcttTTGCATAACCCAGTTGCATCAAAAGAGCATTATCGACTTTATGTAGCACATAAAATTCCACAAGTTCGAATTTTGGACTTTAGAAAAGTTAAATTGAAG gaaTATGAAGCagctaaaacattatttaaaggCAAAGAAGGAAAAGAACTTAAAAAGAAGTTAGTTAAGAAATCTAATCAATTTGTTCCTGGAGAAGGTCTTGAAAACAGAAGAgcaaatg gtcATAGCCAAGCAGACATGTGGAGAATTCGAAAGGCTATATCTGAAGCATCATCATTAGAAGAAGTTGAACAACTTTCCAAGTTGCTTGAAGCTGGGCAAATTCCTAACAAAGACCAAAATAAAAAGTCTGTTCCACTAAATGGAG aagaaaatattgaagaatttgatgatgatgatgatgatgataataatgaagCACCAACACCAATGGAATAG
- the LOC132930301 gene encoding probable enoyl-CoA hydratase, with the protein MAFLKYFKLFLHSTKYVQFDASTKYNKFFSSGAVLTSNENIYPNVKTFKHQHITLISLNRPDDKNALNVATLDDLRKAITNFENDSSSTIAVLYGEGGSFCAGIDSDELSKASHIYDEFLQSYCQKPIIAAVSGFAYNFGFDLCLWCDMRIVEENAVMAIDRKLNISKSKIFLKRLLKTVGYSRTMDLLLTGRDVNSKEAFECGLANRVVACGSSVGQAVNMAFNIGKFPQQSINFDRSIIHKIISK; encoded by the exons atggcttttttaaaatattttaaattatttctacatTCAACGAAGTACGTACAATTTGACgcatcaacaaaatataataaatttttttcgtCTGGAGCTGTTCTTACATCTAAtg aaaatatttaCCCAAATGTTAAAACATTCAAACACCAGcatattactttaatatcatTGAATAGACCAGAtgataaaaatgcattaaatgtGGCAACTCTTGATGATTTAAGAAAAGCTATTACAAATTTTGAGAATGATTCTTCATCAACAATTGCTGTTCTATATGGTGAAGGTGGATCTTTCTGTGCAGGAATCGACTCTGATGAATTGTCCAAGGCATCACATATATacgat GAATTTTTACAATCATATTGTCAAAAGCCAATCATAGCTGCTGTATCTGGATTTGCTTACAACTTTGGTTTTGATTTGTGTTTGTGGTGTGATATGCGCATTGTAGAAGAGAATGCGGTTATGgcaattgatagaaaattaaatatttcaaaatcaaaaatatttcttaagagGCTTTTAAAAACTGTAGGTTATTCAAGAACTATGGATCTATTATTGACTGGTAGAGATGTAAACTCTAAAGAAGCATTTGAATGTGGTCTTGCAAACCGTGTAGTTGCATGTGGATCAA GTGTTGGTCAAGCAGTAAATATGGcgtttaatattggtaaatttcCACAACAGTCAATTAACTTCGATagaagtataatacataaaataatatcaaaataa